The segment CCACGTGCCATAACTATCCAGATCAAAAAACTTCTCCTCAACTAATGAAGTATTACACATATACAATCACAACCTTTTAGGCCTTTCCAAAATGCAGGAAAACAATCTCCTGTGCATGTTATAATAACCTCGGTTTTTTTGGTAGTCTTTTTTGGAAAATGCAACCATAGCTAGGAACTGTCATGTTACTATTATGCTGGCTAATTCctaaatgcatgtacattgtgTCAAACCAACTGTCAATGACAGGCATTATATAAAAATGACAATGGCTAACATTTTCCATCTTGTACAGATTTcttattaatcaataaaacatgcTTATGGCAAAGTGTTGGCCAATAgggatgaacaattttgatttgttatatccaatgagTTCATAATGTTTTGAAACCACAGGGAATAAAAATCACTTCACAGTAAGCATGAATGTATGTGTTCACTGTAATCATGTTTTATGGTATCTGGAGATTGTAATACATTTAAACCTACATTATGTGACATTCTATTTTTGTCTGATGcaggtatgtacatgtactctcAAAACCGGAAAGAATATCAAACTATAACCTAATAATAGTACATTTCTTACTCTCAAAAATAGGTGAATTTTGTGAGTATGAAGAGAAGACTTCAAAATATGAGAAGATAATTACAGGGATGGGAGGGGGGTTGCTTTTTATAATAAATGTTATTCCTCCTGCTTTTAATATCTTTCTCACTCATCAATTAGTACATATTGGATAGGTTTTAGAGTGTTCAGTGGATGTGGAGATAAATATCTTTTGATTATTGTATACACCACTATGGTGAGACTtcgaatttaattcattatttattgtCACACTGGTGCTTTACGTGAGTGATATCAATGGTCATTGTATTATTGATAGTTTAAAAGAAGGCAGAATGTATGACTTTATGAATGTGAATGATGAAGATGTCATTTTTTGTTTCTAATAAAACTGGTGACAGGtcattgtattttttattttattaatgtaCAAGTTTGGCTGTAGATTTTAGTAAGTCATTGTCAGTGGCCCACTACCTTCTCTGAAATACTTCTACTATTTGTTATAGACTGAAGAAGAAATTACAacactatatttatttcaaattcctaaaaccaaaatattgaaattgatttaatacACAATTTATTTTTGGGAACATTTCCCGATACAAAATTTAGCCTTTTTAACTGCTTCAGGATTCCTCATTTCTCCTCCAAGCTTTTCACCCATTTTGCAATTTTCTAGAGCTTTATCTATTTTAGATTGTCTTAGATACAAAGCCCCTAAATTGCAATACAAAACCGGTAATGTTGGATCCTTACTGGCATGCCCAATAGCTAAAGCTCTTTTCAGTATCTCCTCTGCTTTCACCAAGTCATTCTTTACAATGTAAATTGTAGCGATATCATTCAAAACCACAATCCTTTGTGGGTGTTCTTCTCCTAGatatttcataacaatttcTTCAGAACGCTGAAGGTATCCCAAAGCTTTATCAAACTGTTTAGACTTCAGAAGATACTTGGCATAACTTTCCAGGGACATTCCCAGCAGACCAAATGTACTGGGGCTTTCATCTGGATTTTCTGTAATTTTATCCTCCAGGGTTTTGATACAGAACTGGTAACCAGAGTGGGTCTCCTCCTCTTTTCCCATCATCGCATAAATAGCTGCTAACCGCATGCTTATCTCGATCACTGCACTGTCTGtctgttttaaaaattcattgtgTATTGCTACTTTTAGTGTCTCTTTATATAGATTCTCAGCTTTCTCCAGGTTTCCTGTCTTAAGAGCAATGTTTCCTAATGCATCAAAAGCATAGATTCTAATTAACGTTAGTTGTCGTTTGTCAATTTTTTTCTCCTGAAATTGCTGCTGTGCCGTGTGTAATGCCAAGTGATATGCATTTTCTGCCTCCCTGTAGTCCTCGCGTGCTACTGCAATATGCCCTGCTCGAATGTGTTCTTTGACTGGATCCTTTTCTTTCGCACTAAACAAACTCACAAATGCAACAGTTCCAAGAAGTCTGTAGGTGCCATTTTTCAGAGGAACAATtctaagaaataaaataaaggtTACTGTTAATTGTTGAAAagcagctttttttttttttttgtgcgtTACTTAGCTACTTATGAGTGTATAATTATATACTTTATATGCTTCATTttcgaggaaattcgaaataccTAGACTTGTATAACACATCGAGAAAATTCGAATTGAATACCTTTCCGATACATTTTTCACCCGTTGTCGATTGAAACTAAAAGCGGTATTCAGTATGGAATAATTGAACCGTATGTTAGAAAAATTCCACTTCAATGCCTGAAATGCTCGTGGTAATCTAAGCATACCCCATACTGTGGATTTCCACTTGCAAAATAACATGACTTATTCGGAAATTCTCAATGGTTTCTGGTTCAgaatttattgttatttcaaataaaaagagagaaagaaaattgtaaaaaaaaaatatttccggAATACAATATAGTTACACTGAATAATATTTTATGCGCgtattaataataaatattttaatgaatatttacaaatgaaGAAGACATATTTTTTGTGTATCACGTGTCACGTATAATAAATATCACGTTAATCAGGGCATATGAACGAAAGCGAAAATCATCTATTGCGAAAACGCAAGTTCGGGGAAAGTTTTGCATTGTTTCGTATTTTTTGCCAAAATATTCGGAACAGACCCAGATGATTCATTGTGCATTTACGGTATATACATTTTGAACATTATTACTGATTTATGTTAGACACACTTTGCCATTAGTTTCGCATTGATATACTAAGAGCACATGCAACGACAAACAGCGGGAAAGATGCAGAAGTGCAAGTAAACGACATGCTTTGCAGAAATTTCATTAGGCTTAGAGACTAATTGCATATATTTTGATTCCACAAATATGAGTAGCAAAGCACTGAAGAAAGAAGATGTTAAGAAGAATCTTAGATCCCTGCTTCTGTCTGCACCAGCTGCACTGACAATCGACGAATTAAAGCGTGACTACCATGACTTTATTATGGAGCCGATTCCCTATAGGGCACTGGGATACGTCACTCTGGAAGATCTTCTCAAGGACATGCCAGATGCCCTGCATGTGACATGGAGGAAAGGTGTGATGTGTGTTGCTGGCATTGCTGATTCTAATACGGCTCACATCCAAAAACTTGTTTCTAAACAGAAAGTTGCTAACAAAAACAAATGGGCTACTCTCAGAAAAGGGGGCCCTCCGCCACAGAGACACAAAACCCAACATCCTCGACCTCTTCCTACTGTGCCACCTTTCATAAGACACCATCTAGGGCAACTGTTTAAATCGTATCCAGATGGTTTACCATTTACACATTTTGATGCTGCATTCTCTAAAAGGTTTAACATTCAAATTGATCCTATCAGACTAGGGTTTTCTTCTTTGAAAGAATTATTACAGACTGTGCCACATATTTTGGAAGTTAAGGAGCTGCAGAATGGAGAAGTGCGTGTGTGTCCAGTTGCCAGTAGTTCTAGTAAGTTTAAAATTGGGGAAATTGCATTCAACTGTTTTAAACAACACACTTTGAAGAAATGTTCATTGATTTGATAAACCTGTACCCAGAACAAGTATAACAGGATCAGTAACtcatttcaaatcaat is part of the Ostrea edulis chromosome 2, xbOstEdul1.1, whole genome shotgun sequence genome and harbors:
- the LOC125679050 gene encoding tetratricopeptide repeat protein 19, mitochondrial-like isoform X2, with the protein product MGIVPLKNGTYRLLGTVAFVSLFSAKEKDPVKEHIRAGHIAVAREDYREAENAYHLALHTAQQQFQEKKIDKRQLTLIRIYAFDALGNIALKTGNLEKAENLYKETLKVAIHNEFLKQTDSAVIEISMRLAAIYAMMGKEEETHSGYQFCIKTLEDKITENPDESPSTFGLLGMSLESYAKYLLKSKQFDKALGYLQRSEEIVMKYLGEEHPQRIVVLNDIATIYIVKNDLVKAEEILKRALAIGHASKDPTLPVLYCNLGALYLRQSKIDKALENCKMGEKLGGEMRNPEAVKKAKFCIGKCSQK
- the LOC125679050 gene encoding tetratricopeptide repeat protein 19, mitochondrial-like isoform X1; this encodes MLFCKWKSTVWGMLRLPRAFQALKWNFSNIRFNYSILNTAFSFNRQRVKNVSERIVPLKNGTYRLLGTVAFVSLFSAKEKDPVKEHIRAGHIAVAREDYREAENAYHLALHTAQQQFQEKKIDKRQLTLIRIYAFDALGNIALKTGNLEKAENLYKETLKVAIHNEFLKQTDSAVIEISMRLAAIYAMMGKEEETHSGYQFCIKTLEDKITENPDESPSTFGLLGMSLESYAKYLLKSKQFDKALGYLQRSEEIVMKYLGEEHPQRIVVLNDIATIYIVKNDLVKAEEILKRALAIGHASKDPTLPVLYCNLGALYLRQSKIDKALENCKMGEKLGGEMRNPEAVKKAKFCIGKCSQK